One Mycobacterium kubicae genomic window carries:
- a CDS encoding class I adenylate-forming enzyme family protein, with amino-acid sequence MVAGALDIAQSPAFTAQEAAHYHAAGWWSNATLSDAVRHNAQRSPEGVAYVDHPGTSLTWCEFDCAADALAAQLTGMGVRHGDRVAVWHGDSVAIHVLFVAIERCGAVVVGIGARAGAREAAHLLRTTQPKLIISDQQRGEAAAQAATGGCAVLVLRHDTSGLRLTGQAPPGAVGAGSRLGPDDVWLINSTSGTTGLPKCVVHTQNRWHYFHQKAVANGELTPNDTFLPVIPMPFGFGIWTSHTTPIYLGATAVLLNRFSTSAAWEAIAQHRVTVLCCVSTQLTMLMADPNCRDYDVSSLRVVFTGGEALPYRPAAEFEELTGAKILQFYGSNETGVLSCTTVHDSLQHRLRTGGRVVPEMSVRLFDGELDVTEAGRGQPACRGPATSLGYLGGTDHDKLFTRDGWMRMGDICEIDADGYLSVTGRTSDFILRGGKNISASQVEDAVMTHPAVAIAAAVAMPDPVFGEKVCVYAELADSQDITFGDLIAHLLGLGVSKELLPERLIVVAQLPRSSGGKIAKGVLREDVRARIEADKGGSNERS; translated from the coding sequence ATGGTCGCCGGTGCTCTGGACATTGCCCAGTCACCTGCTTTCACCGCGCAGGAGGCCGCCCACTACCACGCGGCCGGTTGGTGGTCGAATGCGACGCTTTCCGACGCGGTGCGCCACAACGCGCAACGGTCACCCGAGGGCGTCGCCTATGTCGACCATCCCGGAACATCGCTGACGTGGTGTGAATTCGATTGTGCTGCAGACGCTCTCGCTGCGCAGTTGACCGGCATGGGCGTCCGGCACGGGGATCGGGTGGCGGTGTGGCACGGGGACTCGGTCGCCATCCATGTGCTGTTCGTCGCCATCGAGCGCTGCGGTGCGGTGGTCGTCGGCATCGGCGCGCGCGCCGGCGCTCGCGAGGCCGCTCATCTGCTGCGTACCACGCAGCCCAAGCTGATCATCAGCGACCAACAGCGTGGTGAAGCAGCCGCTCAGGCCGCCACAGGCGGCTGTGCGGTGCTGGTGCTGAGGCATGACACCAGTGGCTTGCGCCTGACCGGCCAGGCACCGCCCGGCGCCGTCGGTGCTGGATCCCGACTCGGCCCCGACGACGTATGGTTGATCAACTCCACCTCGGGCACCACCGGCCTGCCCAAGTGCGTCGTGCACACCCAGAATCGGTGGCATTACTTTCACCAGAAGGCCGTCGCCAACGGCGAGTTGACTCCCAACGACACCTTCCTTCCCGTGATACCGATGCCGTTCGGTTTCGGTATCTGGACCAGCCACACCACACCGATCTATCTGGGTGCCACCGCGGTCCTCCTCAACCGGTTCTCGACGAGCGCCGCCTGGGAAGCGATAGCCCAACACCGGGTGACCGTGTTGTGTTGTGTGAGCACGCAACTGACCATGTTGATGGCCGACCCGAACTGCCGCGACTACGACGTGAGCTCGTTGCGAGTGGTCTTCACCGGTGGTGAGGCCCTGCCGTATCGGCCGGCAGCGGAGTTCGAGGAACTCACCGGTGCCAAGATTCTGCAGTTCTACGGCTCTAATGAAACGGGTGTACTCAGCTGCACAACGGTGCACGACTCGCTGCAGCACCGGTTGCGGACCGGTGGCCGAGTCGTGCCGGAAATGTCGGTGCGGCTGTTCGACGGCGAGCTGGACGTCACCGAAGCGGGCCGGGGTCAGCCCGCGTGCCGGGGCCCGGCGACGAGCCTGGGCTACTTGGGCGGCACCGACCACGACAAACTCTTCACCCGGGACGGGTGGATGCGTATGGGAGACATCTGTGAGATCGATGCCGATGGCTACCTGAGCGTGACCGGCCGTACCTCGGATTTCATCCTGCGCGGCGGAAAGAACATCAGCGCAAGTCAAGTCGAGGACGCGGTCATGACCCATCCCGCCGTCGCAATAGCGGCAGCGGTGGCCATGCCGGATCCGGTTTTCGGCGAAAAGGTCTGCGTCTATGCAGAACTCGCCGACTCGCAGGACATCACCTTCGGTGACCTGATCGCGCACCTGCTGGGACTCGGAGTCTCCAAGGAATTGTTGCCCGAGCGACTCATCGTCGTCGCGCAACTGCCTCGATCATCGGGCGGCAAGATCGCCAAAGGTGTACTGCGCGAAGATGTTCGCGCCCGGATCGAGGCCGACAAGGGAGGCTCGAATGAACGTTCCTGA
- a CDS encoding M48 family metallopeptidase — translation MAIMDSPTHQYPHFPAAPYQERPRRHPWEIGLLVLVIMSSVVLYLVAAVVVLSGKAGLLWLSVLATPIVLFLVRGLTYGQQRANGVKMSPTQFPEGYWLVVEAARRFGLSEVPDAYVVLGNGLINAFSSGHGYRRYVVVYSDLFEIGGQARDPEALAFVIGHEVGHIAAGHASYWRQLSQLAMKIPFLGQSLSRSMEYTADNYGYAFRPEGARRAIGVLSAGKYLLRFVDFDGMADRAGSETGFFVWLANMLASHPVNTWRAAALRNRAVAGALFFRPKPPVAPPMPPQWPGPQNAGWVR, via the coding sequence ATGGCCATCATGGATTCGCCGACCCACCAGTATCCGCACTTCCCAGCCGCCCCCTACCAGGAGCGGCCCAGGCGTCATCCGTGGGAGATCGGGCTCCTCGTACTGGTCATCATGTCCAGCGTGGTGCTCTACCTGGTAGCCGCTGTCGTCGTGTTGTCGGGCAAAGCCGGCCTGTTGTGGCTATCGGTCCTGGCCACCCCGATCGTGCTGTTTCTGGTGCGCGGATTGACCTACGGGCAGCAACGCGCCAACGGAGTCAAGATGTCCCCGACCCAGTTTCCGGAGGGCTATTGGCTGGTGGTCGAGGCGGCCCGGCGCTTCGGTCTCAGTGAGGTGCCGGATGCATATGTGGTGCTGGGCAACGGGCTCATCAACGCCTTTTCCAGCGGTCACGGCTATCGCCGCTATGTCGTGGTTTACAGCGACCTGTTCGAGATCGGCGGTCAGGCCCGTGACCCCGAAGCGCTCGCGTTCGTCATCGGCCACGAAGTCGGACACATCGCCGCCGGCCATGCGTCGTACTGGCGGCAGCTCAGTCAGCTGGCGATGAAGATTCCGTTCCTGGGACAGTCACTGTCGCGGTCGATGGAGTACACCGCCGACAACTACGGTTACGCGTTCCGTCCGGAAGGCGCGCGTCGGGCCATCGGCGTGCTGAGCGCCGGCAAGTATTTGCTGCGGTTCGTCGATTTCGACGGCATGGCCGATCGGGCCGGCTCGGAGACGGGCTTCTTCGTCTGGCTGGCCAACATGTTGGCGTCGCATCCGGTGAACACCTGGCGGGCGGCGGCGCTGCGTAACCGAGCGGTCGCCGGCGCGTTGTTCTTCCGGCCCAAGCCCCCGGTCGCGCCGCCCATGCCGCCGCAATGGCCTGGGCCGCAGAATGCCGGCTGGGTGCGCTGA
- a CDS encoding molybdopterin-dependent oxidoreductase — MCGLDIRVESGQVVSIRGNREDVWSRGHICPKGVSLGALHHDPDRIRSPLIKVDGRWQEVSWDAAFRRCTELLTPVIRKYGIGAVTAYTGNPLAHSFSLARYSGVLLGMSGMPITYSPGTVDQWPKNLSSHLMYGGWWSFPVPDIERTDLLVIMGANPAASQGSLLAAPDVMGLIDGIRKRGKVIVIDPVRTVTAAHADEWLPIVPGTDAALLLAIAHTLFTENLINPGPHVEGIDTMRDVAGDWPPSRVSAATGISEDRIRQLARELAGTDKSVVYGRIGLCNQEFGSLASWLVDVINILTGHFDTPGGAMFPRPAAWSITTQPLPGLEGGVAEFGRWHTRVRGAKEVLGQAPVSCMAEEIATPGDGQLKALITVAGNPVLSTPGGDKLDEVLPMLDAMISVDLWLNETTRHADVILPGLSALEQPHHDDLVLQFAIRSFAKYSEPVFDPGDRPHEWEILIRLTGLCTGTPAEDVDVAAIDDGFFDYLAFTRGLDGAEIRKLYDRGGPQRILDLTLRTGPFGDRYGEHPGGLTLDLLKVTPNGIDFGPMVPQLPDILGTPDKKIRLAPPYLLDDLPRLAARVERPAEPLVLVNRRHLRSNNSWLHNVPALMKGKERCTLLIHPDDAAQRGIADDDVVTVKSEAGEISVPVEVTDAIKPGVVSMPHGWGHGKPGTRMAVANGSPGVNTNVLSPPTLIDEPSGNGVLNGIPVTVI; from the coding sequence ATGTGCGGCTTAGATATTCGCGTCGAAAGCGGCCAGGTCGTCAGCATCCGCGGCAATCGTGAAGACGTCTGGAGCCGCGGGCACATCTGCCCGAAGGGCGTGTCATTGGGTGCCCTGCACCACGACCCGGACAGAATTCGCAGTCCGCTGATCAAGGTCGATGGGCGTTGGCAGGAGGTCAGCTGGGATGCGGCATTCCGGCGCTGCACCGAGCTGCTGACCCCGGTGATCCGCAAGTACGGAATCGGGGCGGTCACCGCCTACACCGGCAACCCGTTGGCGCATTCCTTCTCACTGGCCCGCTACTCGGGTGTCCTGCTGGGCATGTCCGGGATGCCCATCACCTACTCTCCGGGAACGGTCGATCAGTGGCCGAAGAATCTGTCTTCGCACCTGATGTACGGCGGCTGGTGGAGCTTTCCGGTACCCGACATCGAACGCACTGACCTACTGGTCATCATGGGCGCCAATCCGGCCGCATCGCAGGGATCGTTGCTGGCCGCCCCGGACGTGATGGGACTGATTGACGGCATTCGCAAGCGCGGCAAGGTGATTGTGATCGACCCGGTCCGCACCGTCACGGCCGCCCATGCCGACGAGTGGCTACCGATCGTGCCGGGGACCGACGCCGCGTTGCTGCTCGCCATCGCACACACCCTTTTCACCGAAAACCTGATCAATCCGGGACCGCATGTGGAGGGCATCGACACGATGCGCGACGTCGCGGGGGACTGGCCACCGAGTCGGGTGAGCGCCGCGACCGGCATCAGCGAAGATCGGATTCGGCAGCTGGCGCGCGAACTCGCCGGCACCGACAAGTCTGTGGTGTATGGCCGAATTGGGCTGTGTAATCAAGAGTTCGGCAGTCTGGCCAGCTGGCTGGTCGACGTCATCAATATCTTGACCGGTCACTTCGACACTCCCGGCGGAGCGATGTTCCCCCGGCCGGCGGCCTGGTCCATCACCACTCAACCCCTGCCGGGGCTAGAAGGGGGCGTCGCCGAATTCGGGCGGTGGCACACCCGGGTGCGCGGGGCCAAGGAAGTACTCGGGCAGGCGCCGGTGTCGTGCATGGCCGAAGAGATCGCCACGCCCGGCGACGGTCAGCTCAAGGCGCTCATCACGGTCGCGGGAAACCCGGTACTTTCCACACCTGGCGGTGACAAGCTTGACGAAGTGCTGCCCATGTTGGATGCGATGATCTCCGTTGACCTTTGGCTCAACGAGACGACACGACACGCCGACGTCATCCTGCCCGGCCTTTCCGCGCTCGAGCAGCCCCATCACGATGACTTGGTGTTGCAGTTCGCCATCCGCAGCTTCGCGAAATACTCCGAGCCGGTATTCGACCCGGGCGACCGGCCGCACGAGTGGGAGATTCTGATCAGGCTCACCGGCCTGTGCACCGGCACGCCGGCCGAGGATGTGGACGTCGCGGCGATCGACGACGGCTTCTTCGACTACCTCGCGTTCACCCGCGGCCTGGATGGCGCCGAGATCCGCAAGCTCTACGACCGGGGCGGCCCGCAACGAATCCTCGACCTCACCCTACGCACCGGGCCGTTCGGCGACCGGTACGGCGAGCACCCCGGTGGACTGACCTTGGACCTGCTCAAGGTCACCCCGAACGGCATTGACTTCGGACCGATGGTGCCGCAACTGCCCGACATCCTCGGCACGCCGGACAAGAAGATCCGGCTCGCTCCGCCCTACCTGCTCGATGACCTGCCGCGACTGGCCGCCCGCGTCGAGCGGCCCGCCGAACCGCTGGTTCTGGTGAACCGCAGACACCTGCGATCAAACAATTCGTGGCTGCACAATGTGCCCGCGCTCATGAAAGGCAAGGAGCGGTGCACGCTGCTGATCCATCCCGACGACGCCGCCCAGCGGGGCATTGCCGACGACGATGTCGTCACGGTCAAGTCTGAAGCCGGCGAGATTTCGGTTCCCGTGGAGGTCACCGACGCAATCAAGCCAGGTGTGGTGTCCATGCCGCACGGCTGGGGCCATGGCAAACCGGGCACCCGCATGGCGGTGGCTAACGGTTCGCCCGGCGTCAATACCAACGTGCTCTCTCCGCCGACGTTGATCGACGAGCCGTCGGGCAACGGTGTGCTGAACGGCATCCCGGTGACGGTCATCTGA
- a CDS encoding ferredoxin reductase → MAERGATPQVPRGRRLFLRAVRQLFSPLKPDDYLEMINPLWTTKELRGKVERIEQQGSEAASVLIRPGYEWPGHKPGQYVRLGVIIDGRYHWRAYSLTSDPEPEDGLISVTPKKVDGGAVSPYLVEQIQPGEVVRLGEIEGVFTLPEPLPPKMLFISAGSGITPIMSMLRSLDRRNELGDVVVIHSARTREQVMFLDVLEDLDRRHERLRLDLRLTSERGRMSPQDLDEVCPDWREREAFCSGPGELLDGLIEHWEANADPDCLHYERFQPKIGGDGEAGEGGEINFLESETTVECDGSTPILEAGEQAGLKLAYGCRIGICHTCVGTLKSGKLRDLRSGDVIEPVGQDVRICIHTAEGDVELEL, encoded by the coding sequence ATGGCCGAACGCGGAGCTACCCCTCAGGTCCCACGCGGCCGGCGACTCTTTCTTCGCGCGGTGCGGCAACTCTTCAGCCCCCTCAAGCCCGACGACTACCTCGAGATGATCAACCCGCTGTGGACCACCAAAGAGTTGCGGGGCAAGGTCGAGCGGATCGAGCAACAGGGTTCGGAAGCCGCCAGCGTGCTGATCCGGCCGGGATACGAATGGCCGGGTCACAAACCGGGTCAATATGTCCGGTTGGGCGTCATCATCGACGGGCGCTACCACTGGCGCGCCTATTCGCTGACCTCAGATCCCGAACCGGAAGACGGTTTGATCAGCGTTACCCCGAAGAAGGTGGACGGCGGCGCCGTTTCGCCGTACCTGGTTGAGCAGATTCAGCCCGGCGAGGTGGTTCGACTCGGCGAAATCGAAGGTGTCTTCACCCTGCCCGAGCCTCTCCCACCCAAGATGCTGTTCATCAGCGCAGGCAGTGGCATCACTCCGATCATGAGCATGCTGCGCAGCCTCGACCGGCGCAACGAGTTGGGTGACGTCGTCGTCATTCACTCCGCACGCACCCGGGAACAAGTGATGTTCCTCGATGTTCTGGAAGATCTCGACCGCCGCCACGAACGACTGCGGCTGGATCTGCGGCTCACCTCCGAACGGGGGCGCATGTCGCCGCAAGATCTGGATGAAGTGTGTCCGGATTGGCGTGAGCGTGAAGCATTCTGTTCCGGCCCGGGCGAATTGCTCGATGGACTGATCGAGCACTGGGAAGCCAACGCTGATCCGGATTGCCTGCACTATGAGCGGTTCCAGCCCAAGATCGGCGGTGACGGGGAAGCCGGTGAGGGCGGTGAAATCAATTTCTTGGAAAGCGAAACAACGGTCGAATGTGACGGCAGCACACCGATTTTGGAAGCCGGCGAGCAAGCCGGTCTGAAGCTTGCCTATGGCTGTCGGATTGGCATCTGCCATACCTGCGTCGGAACGTTGAAGTCCGGCAAGCTGCGCGATCTGCGCTCCGGTGACGTCATCGAGCCGGTCGGACAGGACGTGCGGATCTGCATCCACACCGCAGAAGGTGACGTCGAACTTGAACTGTGA
- a CDS encoding alpha/beta hydrolase, translating into MGRAQNRRRTRGNGAINCRVHRRHSPQSLGVSVASRLLIKNFVRVWALQPDVPWPFEYVDAMAGLLPRRWSDVKIERVELQNCTAEWVRAPGVSSNRAILYFHGGAFLTCGLNTHRSLVVRLSKAANAPILTVGYRKLPSSQITDAIDDGLTGLRWLHDRGYGGDRIVVAGDSAGGYLAFMTTLSAIKSRLATPAGVAAISPFTNPDPAPKLKHRNARRCSMFTSAAFTRFARFLGEAPLRDKRGITPDTITAPVDADLSMMPPVTIHASSDELLLPDAELMAQRLSASGIRCDLHLWEGQIHDFPIAADILPEGRRAVYYIGEFIQEVTAGSGQHVAAAAG; encoded by the coding sequence ATGGGCAGAGCGCAGAACCGGCGCCGCACGCGGGGCAATGGGGCGATCAATTGTCGAGTGCATCGTCGTCACAGCCCGCAATCGCTGGGCGTGTCCGTGGCCAGTCGATTGCTGATAAAGAACTTCGTGCGGGTGTGGGCCCTGCAGCCCGATGTGCCCTGGCCTTTCGAGTACGTAGATGCGATGGCCGGCTTGCTGCCCCGCCGGTGGTCCGATGTGAAGATTGAACGGGTTGAGCTACAGAACTGCACCGCCGAATGGGTGCGCGCGCCCGGAGTTTCGTCGAACCGCGCGATTCTCTACTTCCACGGTGGCGCGTTTCTCACTTGCGGACTCAACACTCACCGGTCGCTCGTCGTCCGGCTGTCCAAGGCGGCCAACGCTCCCATCCTCACCGTCGGATACCGAAAACTGCCGTCATCACAGATAACCGATGCGATCGACGACGGCCTGACCGGGCTGCGCTGGTTACACGATCGCGGTTACGGTGGCGACCGAATCGTCGTAGCAGGTGACTCTGCCGGGGGATACCTGGCATTCATGACCACGCTGTCTGCCATCAAAAGCCGGTTGGCCACACCCGCGGGAGTGGCAGCGATCTCACCGTTCACCAACCCCGACCCAGCGCCAAAACTCAAGCACCGCAACGCGCGCCGCTGCTCGATGTTCACCAGTGCCGCGTTCACCAGGTTCGCCCGATTCTTGGGTGAGGCGCCGCTGCGAGACAAGCGCGGGATCACTCCGGATACGATTACCGCGCCCGTCGACGCCGACCTGTCGATGATGCCGCCGGTCACCATTCACGCCAGCTCTGACGAATTACTGCTTCCGGATGCCGAATTGATGGCGCAACGCTTGAGCGCCAGCGGGATTCGTTGTGATCTGCACCTGTGGGAAGGACAGATACACGACTTTCCCATCGCGGCCGACATCCTGCCCGAAGGCCGGCGCGCGGTGTACTACATCGGCGAGTTCATTCAGGAAGTGACTGCCGGATCCGGCCAACACGTCGCTGCGGCTGCGGGATGA
- a CDS encoding fatty acid desaturase family protein, whose translation MTASLDKPIEKPLHRLTEQELEKLAKEFDAIHDEVFADLGDRDRQYIKTVISVQRQIVVVGRVLLLASRSRTAWVLGTACLGMAKILENMEIGHNVMHGQWDWMNDPDIHSSVWDWDTASTAEAWKHSHNYIHHTYTNILGQDKDLGYEIMRIDPAQKWRPAYLAQPLYNLLLTVLFEWGVAVHDMDIEAIRRREKPWSEVRKDLKGIRRKARSQIQKDYVGWPVISAGAFALAQLALRGRLEQPEQSRIGRRLRRISSTGRVGATANLLDRFLPGVESTYLRTLAADALANVIRNVWAHAIIFCGHFPDQTYTFTQEEVENETRGGWYVRQLIGAANIEGSPLFHVISGNLGYQVEHHLYPDMPSSRYSEIAPKVKDICERYELPYNSGRFGKQWYTVHRSIFRLAFPGGKPRPKPGPYRGEERSTGTHESSEASRFRDRVPAEHPAAGPEHDATGVEVQPPPRGKD comes from the coding sequence GTGACTGCTTCACTGGACAAGCCCATAGAAAAGCCACTGCACCGGCTAACCGAACAAGAGCTGGAAAAGCTCGCCAAAGAGTTCGACGCGATACACGACGAGGTATTCGCCGACCTGGGTGATCGTGATCGGCAGTACATCAAGACGGTCATTTCGGTGCAACGCCAGATCGTGGTGGTGGGTCGAGTGCTTCTCTTGGCGTCGCGATCCAGGACCGCGTGGGTACTCGGTACCGCGTGCCTCGGTATGGCCAAGATCTTGGAGAACATGGAGATCGGCCACAACGTCATGCACGGCCAATGGGATTGGATGAACGATCCCGACATTCACTCGTCGGTGTGGGACTGGGACACCGCCTCGACCGCGGAGGCCTGGAAACACTCCCACAACTACATTCATCACACCTACACCAACATCTTGGGCCAAGATAAGGATCTCGGTTACGAGATCATGCGCATCGATCCCGCTCAGAAATGGCGACCGGCCTACCTGGCGCAGCCGCTGTACAACCTGCTGCTCACCGTTTTGTTCGAGTGGGGCGTAGCGGTACACGACATGGATATCGAGGCAATCCGCCGTCGGGAAAAGCCATGGTCGGAAGTGCGTAAGGACCTCAAAGGAATTCGGCGTAAAGCCCGTTCGCAGATCCAAAAGGACTATGTCGGTTGGCCGGTAATCAGCGCGGGCGCCTTCGCGCTGGCGCAACTGGCCCTGCGCGGCCGGCTCGAACAACCGGAGCAGTCACGGATCGGCCGGCGGCTTCGCCGGATCTCCAGCACTGGCCGGGTGGGGGCGACGGCGAATCTTCTCGACCGGTTCCTACCTGGGGTAGAAAGCACCTACCTGCGCACTCTCGCCGCCGATGCGCTGGCCAACGTCATCCGTAACGTGTGGGCGCACGCCATCATCTTCTGTGGGCACTTCCCGGACCAGACCTACACCTTCACCCAGGAAGAGGTCGAGAACGAGACGCGCGGTGGTTGGTATGTGCGCCAATTGATCGGCGCCGCCAACATCGAGGGCAGCCCACTGTTCCACGTCATCAGCGGCAACCTCGGCTATCAGGTAGAGCATCACCTGTATCCCGACATGCCCAGCAGTCGCTACTCGGAGATAGCGCCGAAGGTCAAGGATATCTGTGAGCGCTATGAACTCCCCTACAACTCAGGGCGTTTCGGCAAGCAGTGGTACACGGTGCATCGCAGCATCTTTCGACTAGCGTTCCCCGGCGGAAAGCCGCGGCCCAAGCCCGGCCCGTACCGCGGGGAGGAAAGGTCCACCGGGACACACGAATCGAGTGAGGCCAGCCGCTTCCGGGACCGGGTTCCCGCCGAGCACCCCGCCGCCGGACCCGAGCACGACGCGACCGGTGTGGAGGTCCAGCCGCCACCACGCGGTAAGGACTGA
- a CDS encoding FHA domain-containing protein, with amino-acid sequence MTQIAAPPALTVRYDGAERTFAAGHDVVIGRDLRADVRVAHPLISRVHLLLRFDQGRWVAIDNGSLNGLYVNNRRVPVVDIQDGQRINIGNPDGPALEFEVGRHQGSVGRPPPTTAMKVPPLPSGSYPTQGPPQTGAQPYGQPPQHPSTARIPAPPTGAQQVPPSGQQPRYPSGPQPVRPQSGPQSAPHIYRSSSNLPQGPAVSPAPQVAPRSNTAAGNVATSMMKILRPGKAGDLPPGAIKIGRADDNDIVIPEVLASRHHATLVPTATGTEIRDNRSINGTFVNGTRVESALLHDGDVVTIGNIDLVFANGALSRREESLLETRTGGLDVRGVTWTIEGNKTLLDNISLTARPGMLTAVIGPSGAGKSTFARLVAGYTHPTSGTVMFEGHNVHSEYASLRSRIGMVPQDDVVHGQLTVKQALMYAAELRLPPDTTKEDREQVVARVLEELEMTKHLETRVDKLSGGQRKRASVALELLTGPSLLILDEPTSGLDPALDRQVMTMLRQLADAGRVVLVVTHSLTYLDVCDQVLLLAPGGKTAFCGPPREIGPAMGTTNWADIFSSVAEDPDGAKARYLARTGPPPPVPPMEQPAELGDPSHTSLFRQFSTIGRRQLRLIISDRGYFIFLAILPFIMGALSMSVPGDVGFNAPPLTSEAPTEPAQILVLLNVGAVFMGTALTIRDLIGERAIFLREQAVGLSTTAYLLAKVCVYTILALIQSAIVTVIALLGKPGPKTAAVVLGSPALELYVDIAATTVASAMLGLVLSSVAKSNEQIMPLLVVAVMSQLVFSGGMIPVTNRLGLDQMSWATPARWGFATSASTIDLTTLCPVPQVPKDSHWKHTAGAWTFDMAMLVVLSIFYLSFVRWKIRLKGG; translated from the coding sequence ATGACCCAAATAGCCGCCCCTCCTGCGTTGACTGTGCGGTATGACGGAGCCGAGCGCACCTTCGCAGCAGGTCACGACGTAGTCATTGGACGCGACCTGCGGGCTGACGTCCGCGTCGCCCACCCGCTGATCTCGCGAGTCCACCTGCTATTGCGGTTTGACCAGGGCCGATGGGTGGCCATCGACAATGGCAGCCTCAACGGCCTTTATGTGAACAACCGCCGAGTGCCGGTCGTCGACATCCAGGACGGCCAGCGGATCAACATCGGCAATCCCGACGGCCCCGCGCTCGAGTTCGAAGTGGGTCGCCACCAGGGATCTGTCGGTCGCCCGCCGCCAACCACGGCGATGAAAGTGCCGCCGTTGCCCAGCGGTTCGTATCCCACCCAGGGCCCGCCGCAGACCGGCGCGCAGCCTTACGGCCAGCCGCCACAGCACCCGTCGACCGCGCGGATCCCGGCACCGCCAACAGGAGCGCAGCAGGTTCCGCCTTCGGGTCAACAACCGCGGTACCCGTCTGGGCCGCAACCGGTCCGGCCGCAAAGCGGACCACAGTCGGCCCCGCACATCTACCGATCGTCGTCGAACCTGCCTCAGGGTCCTGCGGTATCCCCAGCGCCGCAGGTGGCGCCGCGCAGCAACACCGCGGCCGGAAACGTCGCGACCTCGATGATGAAGATCTTGCGCCCGGGCAAGGCCGGCGATCTGCCGCCGGGCGCGATCAAGATCGGCCGCGCCGACGACAACGACATCGTCATTCCCGAGGTCTTGGCGTCGCGCCATCACGCCACCTTGGTTCCGACGGCGACCGGCACCGAGATCCGGGACAACCGCAGCATCAACGGCACCTTCGTCAACGGCACCCGCGTCGAGTCGGCGCTGTTGCATGACGGCGACGTGGTCACCATCGGCAACATCGACCTCGTCTTCGCCAACGGGGCGTTGTCGCGCCGCGAGGAGAGTCTGCTCGAGACGCGCACCGGCGGCTTGGACGTGCGCGGGGTGACGTGGACCATCGAGGGCAACAAGACGTTGCTGGACAACATCTCGCTGACGGCCCGCCCCGGCATGCTCACCGCCGTGATCGGCCCGTCCGGTGCGGGCAAGTCGACGTTCGCTCGACTCGTCGCCGGATACACGCACCCGACCAGCGGCACGGTCATGTTCGAGGGCCACAACGTGCACTCCGAATATGCCTCGTTGCGCAGCAGGATCGGGATGGTGCCGCAGGACGACGTGGTGCACGGTCAGTTGACCGTGAAGCAGGCGCTGATGTACGCCGCCGAACTGCGGTTGCCGCCGGACACTACGAAGGAAGACCGCGAGCAGGTGGTCGCTCGGGTGCTCGAAGAGCTGGAAATGACCAAGCACCTGGAAACTCGCGTCGACAAACTCTCCGGCGGTCAGCGCAAGCGTGCGTCGGTCGCGCTGGAGCTGCTGACCGGGCCGTCCCTGCTGATCCTGGACGAGCCGACGTCCGGCCTGGACCCGGCGTTGGACCGGCAGGTCATGACGATGTTGCGGCAGTTGGCCGACGCCGGCCGTGTAGTGCTGGTGGTCACCCACTCCCTGACCTATCTCGACGTGTGCGATCAGGTGCTGTTGCTGGCGCCCGGCGGTAAGACAGCGTTCTGCGGCCCGCCCCGGGAAATCGGTCCTGCCATGGGCACGACGAACTGGGCTGACATCTTCAGCTCGGTCGCTGAGGACCCGGACGGGGCCAAGGCTCGGTATCTGGCGCGCACCGGTCCGCCGCCGCCCGTGCCGCCGATGGAGCAGCCGGCCGAGCTGGGCGACCCCTCACATACCAGCCTGTTCCGGCAGTTCTCCACGATCGGCAGGCGTCAGCTGCGACTGATCATCTCCGACCGCGGTTATTTCATCTTCTTGGCGATACTGCCGTTCATCATGGGTGCATTGTCGATGTCGGTGCCCGGCGACGTCGGCTTTAATGCCCCGCCACTGACGAGTGAAGCACCCACCGAGCCGGCGCAGATCCTGGTGCTGCTCAATGTCGGTGCGGTGTTCATGGGAACGGCGCTCACCATCCGCGACCTGATCGGCGAGCGGGCTATATTCCTGCGCGAACAGGCGGTTGGGTTGTCGACGACCGCTTACCTGCTGGCCAAGGTGTGCGTGTACACGATTCTCGCGCTCATTCAATCGGCCATCGTGACCGTGATCGCGCTACTGGGCAAGCCCGGTCCGAAGACCGCGGCCGTCGTCCTGGGCAGCCCAGCGCTGGAGCTGTACGTCGACATCGCCGCAACGACCGTAGCGTCGGCCATGCTCGGATTGGTGCTGTCGTCGGTGGCCAAGTCGAATGAGCAGATCATGCCGCTGCTCGTCGTGGCCGTCATGTCGCAGCTGGTGTTCTCCGGCGGCATGATCCCGGTCACCAACCGTCTGGGGCTCGATCAGATGTCTTGGGCTACCCCGGCGAGGTGGGGTTTCGCGACATCGGCTTCCACCATCGACCTGACGACATTGTGTCCTGTTCCGCAGGTCCCGAAGGACTCGCACTGGAAGCACACGGCCGGCGCCTGGACATTCGACATGGCCATGCTGGTGGTACTGAGCATCTTCTACCTCAGCTTCGTGCGCTGGAAGATTCGCCTCAAGGGCGGCTGA